The following proteins come from a genomic window of Gammaproteobacteria bacterium:
- a CDS encoding DEAD/DEAH box helicase family protein translates to MIDSGQKIANQLTARLSLRDPQRDSLDILVDILEQLNLSKAPDLARWLSVIQPQYPTVKAFERSFPSLCFALATGVGKTRLMGAMIAWLYLTGRSSHFFVLAPNLTIYEKLKQDFTLGNAKYVFAGIPELAQTPPVIITGEDYGDGRGVRLDYAVPQTLTADIFAYETAPHINIFNVSKINATDNKQGAAKSKVAKVRRLQECIGDSYFNYLAELPDLVVLMDEAHRYYASAGAQAINDLNPVLGIELTATPKTVGAKPREFSNIIFHYPLAKALEDGYVKIPAVATRRDFRASDYSQEQLEKIKLEDGIHHHEYVKVELETYARNSGAKPVKPFMLVVAQDTQHASELKQRVETLFEGRYKGKVIEVHSNQSGEESDEAMQRLLAVEHDNNTEIVIHVNKLKEGWDVTNLYTIVPLRASASEILTEQTIGRGLRLPYGKRTGVEAVDRLSIIAHDRYQEIIDRANDEGSIIRKTVYIGSDEDDSGIPDTRPQIITTPSYAVMAATGQSATNNDVAIAEEHGQYRKPFTAEQTKVAEITLKVVQEEAARLTSSRQLQDEGVRQKVVERVQRVVRENIPTQNALPGMELEDALTDEKVAEIVHNVTERLAELTIDIPQITVLPTREVNYGFKDFNLGGLEKINFQPVTQEILLQHLEDNRITRIKWGADEAREEILENYIVRNLMAIDAIDYDEHAGLLYKLAGQVIARLGSYLGGERAKIENVLIYWQKQISDFVWAQMKANSWSTPTDYIGRVTQGFDILRPTTYMLAAGEQPRDFRAPITNKSQIKQMVFKGFKRCCYPYQKFDSVDGEWRLAQLLESDDDVLRWMKPAPGQFRIEYINGKNYEPDFVVETKSCCLLIEPKRADQIPLEEVQQKAKAAVRWCRFANESAEKTGTKKWHYLLVPDNAIELGRSIAALQSEFVHM, encoded by the coding sequence ATGATTGATAGTGGACAGAAGATCGCCAACCAGCTTACTGCCCGTCTTTCGTTGCGCGACCCGCAGCGGGATTCGCTGGACATTCTGGTGGATATTCTTGAGCAGCTGAATCTGAGCAAAGCCCCGGACCTGGCGCGCTGGTTATCTGTTATCCAGCCGCAATACCCGACGGTGAAGGCGTTTGAACGCAGCTTCCCCTCGCTCTGTTTTGCGCTGGCGACCGGCGTGGGCAAGACACGGCTGATGGGGGCGATGATCGCCTGGCTCTACCTCACTGGCCGCAGCAGCCACTTTTTTGTATTGGCCCCCAACCTCACCATCTACGAAAAGCTGAAGCAGGACTTTACCCTGGGCAATGCCAAGTATGTGTTTGCCGGTATCCCGGAGTTGGCGCAGACGCCGCCGGTGATTATTACCGGCGAGGACTATGGCGATGGCCGTGGCGTGCGGCTCGACTATGCGGTGCCGCAAACCCTCACCGCCGATATCTTTGCCTATGAGACTGCGCCCCATATCAACATCTTCAACGTCTCCAAGATCAACGCTACCGACAACAAACAGGGGGCCGCCAAATCCAAGGTGGCCAAGGTGCGGCGTTTGCAGGAGTGTATCGGCGACTCTTACTTCAACTATCTGGCGGAGCTGCCTGATCTGGTGGTGCTGATGGATGAGGCGCACCGCTACTACGCCAGTGCCGGGGCGCAGGCGATTAACGATCTGAACCCGGTGCTTGGCATCGAGCTGACCGCTACACCCAAAACGGTGGGCGCCAAGCCACGTGAATTCAGCAACATTATTTTTCACTACCCGCTGGCCAAGGCGCTGGAAGATGGTTATGTGAAGATCCCCGCCGTGGCGACACGTCGCGATTTTCGCGCCAGTGATTACAGCCAGGAGCAGCTGGAGAAGATCAAACTGGAGGACGGCATTCACCATCACGAATATGTGAAGGTGGAGCTGGAGACCTACGCCCGCAACAGCGGAGCCAAGCCGGTGAAACCATTTATGCTGGTGGTGGCGCAGGATACCCAGCACGCCAGCGAGTTGAAACAGCGGGTGGAGACGCTGTTCGAGGGGCGCTACAAGGGCAAGGTGATCGAGGTGCACTCCAATCAGAGCGGCGAGGAGTCGGACGAGGCGATGCAGCGGCTACTGGCGGTAGAGCACGATAACAACACCGAGATCGTCATCCATGTGAATAAACTCAAGGAGGGGTGGGACGTGACCAACCTCTATACCATCGTGCCGCTACGCGCCTCCGCCTCGGAGATTCTGACCGAACAGACCATCGGTCGTGGCCTGCGCCTGCCTTATGGCAAGCGTACTGGCGTAGAGGCGGTGGACCGTCTCTCCATCATCGCCCATGACCGTTACCAGGAGATCATCGACCGCGCCAATGATGAGGGGTCGATCATCCGCAAGACGGTTTATATCGGTAGTGATGAGGATGATTCCGGCATTCCCGACACCCGGCCGCAGATCATTACTACGCCCTCTTATGCGGTGATGGCGGCCACCGGCCAATCCGCCACCAACAATGATGTTGCGATTGCGGAAGAGCATGGCCAATACCGCAAACCATTCACTGCCGAACAGACCAAGGTCGCCGAGATCACGCTAAAAGTGGTGCAGGAGGAGGCGGCCCGCCTCACCTCATCCAGACAACTACAAGATGAAGGGGTGCGCCAGAAGGTGGTCGAACGGGTGCAGCGGGTGGTCCGTGAGAACATCCCCACTCAGAATGCTTTGCCCGGCATGGAACTGGAAGACGCTCTCACCGATGAGAAAGTGGCAGAGATTGTTCACAACGTCACCGAGCGGCTGGCGGAGCTGACTATCGATATCCCGCAGATCACGGTGCTGCCTACCCGTGAGGTCAATTATGGCTTTAAGGATTTTAATCTGGGTGGCCTTGAGAAGATCAACTTCCAACCGGTCACTCAGGAGATTTTGTTGCAACACCTGGAGGACAATCGCATCACCCGCATCAAGTGGGGTGCGGACGAAGCCAGAGAGGAGATTCTGGAGAACTACATCGTGCGTAATCTAATGGCGATAGATGCCATCGACTACGATGAACATGCGGGACTGCTCTACAAACTGGCCGGTCAGGTGATTGCGCGGCTTGGCAGTTATCTGGGCGGTGAGCGCGCCAAGATCGAAAACGTGCTGATCTATTGGCAGAAGCAGATCAGCGACTTTGTCTGGGCGCAGATGAAGGCCAACAGCTGGTCTACCCCCACGGACTACATCGGCCGGGTGACTCAGGGCTTTGATATCCTCCGCCCCACCACCTACATGCTGGCCGCCGGGGAACAGCCACGGGATTTCCGCGCCCCCATTACTAATAAATCACAGATCAAGCAGATGGTGTTCAAGGGCTTTAAGCGTTGCTGTTATCCCTACCAAAAGTTTGATTCCGTTGACGGTGAGTGGCGCTTGGCGCAGTTGTTGGAAAGCGATGACGACGTGCTGCGCTGGATGAAACCCGCACCAGGACAGTTTCGCATCGAATACATCAATGGTAAAAATTATGAACCCGACTTTGTGGTGGAAACCAAAAGCTGTTGCCTCCTGATCGAGCCAAAGCGCGCTGATCAGATTCCGCTGGAAGAGGTTCAACAGAAAGCCAAAGCGGCGGTGCGCTGGTGTCGTTTTGCCAATGAGAGCGCAGAAAAAACCGGCACTAAAAAATGGCACTACCTGCTGGTACCCGATAATGCGATTGAGCTGGGGCGGAGTATTGCGGCGTTGCAGTCTGAGTTTGTTCACATGTAG
- a CDS encoding site-specific DNA-methyltransferase yields MSTNKQKLELTWIGKHKRPRLEPRILLEDKSLSYHAEAPRAMVDDLFAEPGDLPQPHDDNLLIHGDNLLALKALEQQYAGKVKCVFIDPPYNTGSAFTHYDDGVEHSMWLSLMRDRLEVIRRLMSDDGSLWITIDDNEAHYLKVLCDEVFGRQNFISNVIWQKKFSPQNDARWLSDNHDHILVYAKQKDRWAPIQLPRTEQMDQRYKNPDNDPRGPWASTDITRAEHRDRDYWGMETPSGKVIFPAMGRSWSRPKENIEKLAADNRLWFGPKGDRMPRLKKFINEVKDGVTPMSVWLHNEVGHNQESKKEIVALFGRDVFSTPKPERLIERILHIATNPNDLVLDSFAGSGTTGAVAHKMGRRWIMVELGEHCKTHIVPRLKKVIDGEDQGGISKAVNWQGGGGFRYLRLAPSLLKRDSWGNWIINKEYNPEMLAEAMCKHMGFSYAPSRQHFWMHGHSTESDFIYVTTGSLSHDQLRKLSDEVGPERTLMICCKAFMAEGDFPNLTLKKIPQAVLKKCQWDHDDYSFTLNVLGDDEEEGWEHESLDDDNEE; encoded by the coding sequence ATGAGCACCAATAAACAGAAACTCGAACTCACCTGGATCGGCAAACACAAACGCCCACGCCTGGAGCCGCGCATCCTGCTGGAGGATAAAAGCCTCTCCTACCATGCCGAAGCGCCCAGGGCGATGGTGGATGACCTATTCGCCGAACCCGGCGACCTGCCCCAGCCTCATGACGACAACCTGCTGATCCACGGCGACAACCTGCTGGCGCTCAAGGCGCTGGAGCAGCAGTATGCGGGCAAGGTGAAGTGTGTCTTCATCGACCCGCCCTACAACACCGGCAGCGCCTTTACCCACTACGACGACGGCGTGGAGCACTCCATGTGGCTATCGCTGATGCGGGACCGGCTGGAGGTGATTCGTCGGCTGATGAGTGATGATGGTTCGTTGTGGATTACGATTGATGACAATGAAGCGCACTATTTGAAGGTGCTTTGTGATGAGGTGTTTGGGCGGCAGAATTTTATTTCAAACGTAATTTGGCAGAAGAAATTTTCTCCTCAAAATGACGCAAGATGGTTAAGTGATAACCACGATCACATTCTTGTTTATGCGAAACAAAAAGATCGTTGGGCTCCTATCCAGCTTCCTAGAACTGAGCAAATGGATCAAAGATACAAAAATCCGGATAACGATCCAAGAGGACCATGGGCATCAACTGACATAACACGGGCAGAGCACCGCGACCGTGACTATTGGGGAATGGAAACTCCTTCAGGAAAAGTCATTTTTCCCGCAATGGGCAGAAGCTGGAGTAGACCCAAAGAGAACATCGAAAAACTGGCAGCAGATAACCGCCTTTGGTTTGGCCCAAAAGGGGACAGGATGCCACGATTAAAGAAGTTTATTAACGAAGTTAAAGATGGGGTTACACCAATGTCCGTCTGGCTTCACAATGAGGTGGGCCACAATCAAGAATCAAAAAAAGAAATCGTTGCACTATTTGGAAGAGATGTTTTTAGCACCCCCAAACCTGAGCGCTTAATCGAGCGAATACTCCACATTGCCACCAACCCCAACGACCTCGTCCTCGACTCCTTCGCCGGTTCCGGCACCACTGGCGCGGTCGCCCACAAGATGGGCCGCCGCTGGATCATGGTGGAGCTGGGCGAGCACTGTAAAACCCACATCGTGCCGCGTCTGAAAAAGGTAATCGACGGCGAGGATCAGGGCGGTATCAGCAAGGCGGTCAATTGGCAGGGCGGCGGCGGTTTCCGCTATCTGCGCCTGGCGCCGTCGCTGCTCAAGCGCGACAGCTGGGGCAACTGGATCATCAACAAGGAGTACAACCCGGAGATGCTGGCGGAGGCGATGTGCAAACACATGGGCTTCAGCTACGCCCCCAGCCGCCAGCACTTCTGGATGCACGGCCACAGCACCGAGAGCGATTTTATCTATGTGACCACCGGCAGCCTCAGCCACGACCAGCTGCGTAAACTCAGTGATGAAGTCGGCCCCGAGCGCACCCTGATGATCTGCTGCAAGGCCTTTATGGCCGAAGGCGACTTCCCCAACCTGACGCTGAAAAAGATCCCCCAGGCGGTGCTGAAGAAGTGCCAGTGGGACCACGACGACTACAGCTTTACCCTCAACGTGCTGGGCGATGATGAGGAAGAGGGCTGGGAGCATGAGTCGCTGGATGATGACAACGAAGAGTAA
- a CDS encoding putative DNA binding domain-containing protein — protein MTIDRPTEYLLSILQELRKLPNETEWVEFKHNNDEPDEIGEYISALSNSAALLGKISAWLVWGVDNDTHDIIGTIFKPASTKIGNEELESWLLRLLNPKINFRFHTLQVGEQPVVMLEISAASRHPVQFKNNEFIRIGSYKKKLKEFPEKARELWRIFDRTPFELEIAAENISSDDVLRLLDYPAYFDLLSLPLPEGRDGILAALKADEMITTGQSGKWNITNLGAVLFAKRLGDFRHLKRKAVRVVLYKGENKVETIREQEGTKGYAAGFEGLIDFVTNLLPSNEVIGQALRKEIPMFPELAIRELVANAIIHQDFHATGTAPMVEIFSNRMEITNPGLPLVKTDRFLDSPPKSRNEALASFMRRIGVCEERGSGVDKVVFQTEFYQLPAPLFETTDEHTRAILFAHRDLKNMDKEDRIRACYLHACLKYVQRDYMTNTTLRERFGIEDKNRATASRIIKETSDAGLIRCYDETVGTKAKKYLPWWA, from the coding sequence ATGACCATTGATCGTCCGACAGAATACCTCCTCAGCATCCTCCAGGAGCTGCGTAAACTTCCGAATGAAACTGAATGGGTGGAGTTCAAACATAATAACGACGAACCGGATGAGATCGGCGAATACATCTCCGCCCTATCAAACTCAGCCGCCTTGCTGGGGAAAATCAGTGCCTGGCTGGTATGGGGTGTAGATAACGACACCCACGACATCATTGGCACAATCTTCAAACCTGCATCGACAAAGATTGGCAATGAAGAACTGGAAAGCTGGCTGCTGCGCCTGCTCAACCCCAAAATCAATTTCCGCTTTCACACCCTGCAAGTGGGTGAGCAACCTGTGGTGATGCTGGAAATCAGTGCAGCCTCACGTCACCCCGTACAATTCAAAAACAACGAGTTCATCCGCATAGGCTCCTACAAGAAAAAACTCAAGGAGTTTCCTGAAAAGGCACGTGAGCTATGGCGCATCTTTGATCGAACACCGTTTGAGTTGGAAATCGCAGCTGAGAACATCAGTAGCGATGACGTGCTACGTCTGCTCGACTATCCAGCCTATTTCGACCTACTCTCACTGCCACTCCCTGAAGGACGGGACGGCATCCTCGCCGCATTAAAAGCAGATGAGATGATTACCACGGGCCAAAGCGGCAAATGGAATATCACTAACCTGGGTGCCGTGCTCTTTGCCAAACGGCTCGGGGATTTTCGCCATCTCAAACGCAAGGCGGTGCGGGTAGTGCTGTACAAAGGTGAAAACAAGGTCGAAACCATCCGCGAACAGGAGGGGACAAAAGGCTACGCTGCCGGATTTGAGGGATTGATCGACTTTGTTACCAACCTGCTACCCAGCAACGAAGTCATCGGCCAGGCACTGCGCAAAGAGATACCCATGTTCCCGGAGCTAGCCATCCGCGAGCTGGTGGCCAACGCCATCATCCATCAGGACTTTCACGCCACCGGCACCGCGCCGATGGTCGAGATATTCTCCAATCGCATGGAGATCACCAACCCCGGCCTGCCCTTGGTCAAAACCGACCGCTTTCTGGACAGCCCACCCAAATCCCGCAACGAAGCACTGGCTTCGTTCATGCGCCGAATCGGGGTCTGCGAAGAGCGCGGCAGCGGTGTAGACAAGGTGGTCTTCCAGACCGAATTCTATCAACTGCCCGCGCCGCTGTTTGAAACCACAGACGAGCACACCCGCGCCATCCTCTTCGCCCACCGCGACCTGAAAAATATGGACAAAGAGGACCGCATCCGCGCCTGTTACCTCCATGCCTGCCTGAAGTATGTGCAACGGGACTATATGACCAATACCACCCTGCGGGAGCGGTTTGGCATAGAGGACAAAAACCGCGCCACAGCCTCCCGAATCATCAAAGAGACATCAGATGCCGGATTGATCCGCTGCTATGACGAGACCGTTGGCACCAAAGCAAAAAAATACCTGCCATGGTGGGCCTAG
- a CDS encoding putative DNA binding domain-containing protein gives MMERERLVRELLYQIRLGEDSRYEFKRVTFKGNKVDGPEQSDLASEFAAFANAKGGYVILGVDDKTREVLGIPEDKIDAVQKRITGACQDNITPQLNVYTRIIELPDHQGNQHPVIYVQIDKSLFVHTSRGRYYHRINESKREMTPDYLARLLMQRSQARMIWFDEQPVPRTTETDLDQPLAHRFLRGDQPAALQLRKLKLLTEDDDKNTRLSVAGVLMATTTPEQWLPGAYIQAVCYRGQHRDANDQLDAQDLCGPLDQQVIQALAFVERNMKTAATKIIGRKDIPQYSLKALFEALVNAVAHRDYAIPGSKIRLHMFSDRLVIASPGALVNTLEVDDLELRQATRNQLIATLLARCTIDNPNVERAMMMDKRGEGVPLIVRESEQLSGKKPEYQLVGEELQLTIYAATTPGVGA, from the coding sequence ATGATGGAAAGAGAACGCTTGGTCAGAGAACTGCTCTACCAGATTCGCCTGGGTGAAGATTCCCGTTACGAATTCAAACGGGTCACATTTAAAGGCAATAAAGTCGATGGCCCCGAACAAAGTGACCTGGCCAGCGAATTTGCCGCCTTTGCCAACGCCAAAGGCGGCTATGTCATTCTCGGAGTGGATGATAAAACTCGTGAAGTTCTGGGTATCCCTGAAGATAAAATTGATGCTGTGCAAAAACGGATAACAGGCGCCTGTCAGGACAATATCACCCCACAACTTAACGTCTATACCCGCATCATCGAACTGCCCGATCACCAAGGCAACCAGCACCCAGTAATTTATGTGCAGATCGACAAAAGTCTATTTGTCCATACCAGCCGTGGCCGCTATTACCACCGCATCAACGAATCAAAGCGTGAAATGACCCCCGACTACCTGGCACGCTTACTGATGCAACGCAGCCAAGCCCGCATGATCTGGTTTGATGAACAACCCGTGCCCCGCACCACAGAGACCGATCTGGACCAGCCGCTGGCCCATCGTTTTTTACGTGGTGACCAACCCGCTGCCCTGCAACTACGCAAACTCAAGCTGCTAACCGAGGATGACGACAAAAACACCCGCCTCAGTGTCGCCGGCGTGCTCATGGCCACCACCACTCCCGAGCAATGGTTGCCAGGCGCCTATATTCAAGCGGTCTGTTATCGCGGCCAACACCGTGACGCCAATGACCAACTGGATGCACAGGATCTCTGCGGCCCACTGGATCAGCAGGTAATTCAGGCACTCGCCTTTGTTGAACGCAACATGAAAACCGCCGCCACCAAAATTATTGGCCGCAAAGACATCCCACAGTACAGCCTCAAGGCATTGTTCGAGGCTCTGGTCAACGCCGTCGCCCATCGCGACTACGCCATACCTGGCAGCAAAATCCGTCTTCACATGTTTAGTGACCGGCTGGTGATCGCCTCTCCCGGTGCACTGGTCAACACCCTGGAAGTGGATGATTTGGAGCTACGCCAAGCCACCCGCAACCAACTCATCGCCACCCTGCTGGCCCGCTGCACCATCGACAACCCCAATGTAGAACGCGCCATGATGATGGACAAACGAGGGGAAGGCGTGCCTCTTATCGTACGGGAATCAGAACAACTCTCTGGTAAAAAGCCGGAATACCAACTCGTGGGGGAAGAGCTGCAACTGACTATCTATGCTGCTACCACCCCTGGAGTCGGCGCATGA
- a CDS encoding SNF2-related protein codes for MNFTPYQSAYLAHWLSLEGKAEESLTQTIASAKVDMNPHQIEAALFALESPLSQGVILADEVGLGKTIEASLVISQKWAEHRRKLLLIVPATLRKQWSQELEEKFSLPTHILEAKNFNQARKDGAGNPFDVEIAFDQQAIVICSYEFASRKDKELAMILWDLVVFDEAHKLRNIYKKEGAKTAKRLNDALTTRQKVLLSATPLQNNLQELYGLVSVVDPHFFGDLNSFRSRYCKPKLDETEFALLRSRLTKVCHRTLRRQVQEEGGINFTRRFSMTEDFRPSSDELELYRQFSEYLQGDTLAIKSGARHLVSLVIRKILASSSYAIQGTLETMITRLENKLSVAEALEDFDTLDDLLDESDMEEQELIDPEMLQDEINQLKDFKSLASNISRNAKADALLRVLGRAFDMTERLGGQRKAVIFTESVRTQSWLFNLLANNGYQDKIVMLNGSNSDSTSKQIYKEWEERHRGSSRTSGSKTADMKAALVDKFRDDAAIMICTEAGAEGINLQFCSLLINYDLPWNPQRVEQRIGRVHRYGQKHDVVVVNFINKGNRADERVFELLSEKFSLFEGVFGASDEILGSIESGVDIERRILEIYQQCRNDQQIEFEFNRLQEELKEEIEARTKETRKSLFEKLDATVIKQLNITREKTKQKLSEYQDRLLHLARMALPQAQFNHSRVTHQGQSYDVDWRNAADTDAQFFRPYDGFGKTLIDQCAAQLKSLSSNPELLFTYQPHEDGQFSDLLSLVGSSGELAVEKLTYTMQTQQLEHLLLVAITDSGESLPSDTVDRLLLQPAQQAGTATTLHHETALINLLNEQEHQVKTRVDQDLNRYYTDETEKLERWAEDRRLALDIRIKQLDQEIKEQRKAIRQLPTLAEKRDAQRALKQLERERDNAMLNYHEEKKQIEAEEDRLLDEIDDKLAMTQQRERLFTLRWKLNG; via the coding sequence TTGAACTTTACCCCCTACCAATCAGCCTACCTCGCACATTGGCTATCGCTGGAGGGCAAAGCAGAAGAGTCGCTCACGCAGACCATTGCCAGCGCCAAGGTGGATATGAACCCTCACCAGATTGAGGCGGCGCTCTTTGCACTGGAGTCCCCGCTCTCTCAAGGTGTCATTCTTGCCGACGAAGTAGGCTTGGGGAAAACCATCGAAGCCAGCCTGGTCATTAGCCAAAAGTGGGCAGAACATCGCCGCAAACTGCTATTGATTGTTCCCGCCACCCTGCGCAAACAGTGGAGCCAGGAGCTGGAAGAGAAGTTCTCGCTACCCACTCACATCCTCGAAGCCAAAAACTTCAACCAAGCCCGAAAAGATGGTGCAGGCAACCCGTTCGACGTGGAAATCGCCTTTGATCAGCAAGCAATTGTTATCTGCTCCTATGAGTTTGCATCACGCAAGGACAAAGAGCTTGCCATGATCCTCTGGGATCTTGTGGTGTTTGATGAAGCCCACAAACTTCGCAACATCTACAAAAAAGAGGGGGCCAAAACAGCTAAAAGACTCAATGACGCGCTTACCACCCGCCAAAAGGTGCTGCTCTCAGCCACGCCATTGCAGAATAATCTGCAAGAGCTATATGGCCTAGTGTCTGTCGTTGACCCTCACTTTTTTGGTGATCTCAACTCCTTCCGTTCGCGCTACTGCAAACCCAAGCTGGACGAAACCGAATTTGCACTGCTGCGCTCGCGGCTTACCAAGGTTTGCCACCGCACTCTTCGCCGACAGGTCCAGGAAGAGGGTGGTATCAACTTTACCCGCCGCTTCTCCATGACCGAAGATTTTCGCCCATCCAGCGATGAACTGGAACTCTACCGGCAGTTTTCCGAGTATCTGCAAGGCGATACTCTGGCAATCAAGAGCGGTGCTCGCCATCTGGTATCGCTCGTCATTCGCAAGATTCTGGCTTCATCCAGCTACGCCATTCAGGGCACCCTGGAAACCATGATTACCCGGCTGGAAAACAAACTCTCCGTGGCTGAAGCGCTGGAAGATTTTGATACGCTGGATGACCTGCTGGATGAAAGTGACATGGAGGAGCAGGAACTCATCGACCCCGAGATGCTGCAGGACGAGATCAACCAACTCAAAGACTTCAAATCCCTGGCCAGCAACATCTCCCGCAATGCCAAGGCCGACGCACTGTTGCGCGTATTGGGCCGCGCCTTTGATATGACCGAACGCCTGGGCGGTCAACGCAAAGCGGTTATTTTCACCGAATCTGTCAGGACCCAATCCTGGCTATTCAACCTGCTCGCTAACAATGGCTATCAAGACAAGATCGTCATGCTCAACGGCAGCAACAGTGACTCTACCTCCAAACAGATCTACAAAGAGTGGGAAGAGCGCCATCGCGGCTCCTCGCGCACCTCCGGCTCAAAAACGGCTGATATGAAGGCGGCGCTGGTAGACAAATTCCGTGACGATGCCGCCATCATGATCTGTACTGAAGCGGGGGCAGAGGGTATCAACCTGCAATTCTGCTCACTATTGATCAATTATGACCTCCCCTGGAACCCGCAACGGGTAGAACAACGCATTGGCCGTGTACACCGTTACGGGCAGAAGCACGATGTGGTCGTAGTGAACTTCATCAACAAAGGTAACCGTGCTGACGAGCGGGTATTTGAGCTGTTAAGCGAAAAATTCAGCCTGTTCGAAGGGGTGTTTGGTGCCTCCGACGAAATCCTCGGCTCCATCGAATCGGGTGTTGATATCGAGCGGCGCATTCTGGAGATCTACCAACAGTGCCGGAATGATCAGCAGATAGAGTTTGAGTTCAATCGTCTGCAGGAAGAGCTAAAAGAGGAGATTGAAGCCCGCACCAAGGAGACCCGAAAATCACTCTTCGAAAAGCTTGACGCCACTGTCATCAAGCAGCTCAACATCACCCGCGAAAAAACCAAACAGAAGCTGAGTGAGTACCAAGACAGATTGCTGCACCTCGCCCGTATGGCGTTGCCGCAGGCCCAGTTCAACCACAGCCGGGTTACTCACCAAGGCCAAAGCTATGACGTGGATTGGCGTAACGCTGCCGACACCGACGCCCAGTTTTTTCGCCCCTACGATGGCTTTGGCAAGACACTCATTGATCAGTGCGCAGCACAACTCAAATCGCTCAGCAGCAACCCTGAGCTGCTGTTTACCTACCAACCCCATGAAGATGGCCAATTCTCCGATCTGCTCAGCCTGGTGGGTAGCTCTGGTGAACTGGCAGTGGAAAAACTCACCTACACCATGCAAACCCAACAGCTGGAACATCTGCTGCTGGTGGCAATTACCGACAGCGGAGAGAGCCTGCCCAGCGATACGGTTGATCGACTGTTACTGCAACCCGCGCAGCAGGCCGGCACAGCCACTACGTTGCATCACGAAACAGCGCTGATCAACTTGCTCAACGAACAGGAGCATCAAGTAAAAACCCGCGTCGACCAGGATCTGAACCGCTACTACACCGATGAAACCGAAAAACTGGAGCGCTGGGCCGAGGACCGCCGCCTGGCGCTGGACATCCGCATCAAACAGCTCGACCAGGAGATAAAAGAGCAGCGCAAGGCCATCCGTCAACTGCCCACACTCGCGGAAAAACGTGACGCACAACGGGCACTCAAACAATTAGAGCGCGAACGCGACAATGCCATGCTCAACTATCATGAAGAGAAAAAACAGATCGAAGCTGAAGAGGATCGCCTGCTGGATGAAATTGATGACAAGCTGGCCATGACCCAACAGCGCGAACGCCTCTTTACGCTGCGTTGGAAACTAAACGGGTAA
- a CDS encoding ribbon-helix-helix domain-containing protein — MKSVRTTVSLSQDQHKQLLALAEANGLSVAWMVRQAVGEFLDKVGKEQKFSPLNVTPKENHP; from the coding sequence ATGAAATCCGTTCGAACCACTGTCTCTCTTTCGCAAGACCAACATAAGCAGCTTCTGGCCTTGGCTGAGGCCAATGGACTCTCTGTTGCCTGGATGGTTCGTCAAGCGGTAGGGGAATTCCTGGACAAAGTGGGTAAAGAGCAGAAATTTAGCCCGCTAAATGTCACGCCCAAGGAGAACCACCCTTGA